In Altererythrobacter aquiaggeris, the genomic stretch CACATCAGGATAATGCGACTGCGCCTGGCGTGGGCCGGAATAGGCGTCGACCGAAATGCCGCAATACGGTGCATACCGTGTGTCCCGGCCAGTCGAAGTTGTTGGGCCCCGCCAGGCTGACCCTGGCCCGCGGTCCGTAACCGCTGCATAATTTTCAAACAGCCACGGATGGTTTGTGCCGTAAACCGAGATTTGGCGCAGCTGGGCGTGTCTCGCGCCTTGCACATTGATGATGGGCCGGTCAGAGAAATCGCCCACGATCCCGCTGAGATAGCCAGCATTGGAATCGAAACCGCGAATTGATTCGCCTTCGATTATCCAGTCGAGAAATGCGTCGCCATAACCAATATGGATCGTATCGCTGACATACCTCAATCCTCCGGTAATTTGCAGCCGCCGAATGTCCCTTGCGAAGTATAGCAGGTAATCCACTGCCGCCTGAAGCGCCTCACGGTCATCGGTCCCTGCTATCACCATGTTGCTGGAAGCGGACGTAACAACTGCGTCGGCCGCGACTCCAAACATCAGATCCGACGGCACATTTTCATTCAGGCGCCAAAATACATTTCCTGCATTACTGGTGAAAAGCCACCGGCCCATGCCGGCGGCCTGTTCTTTGGCCGTGGGCGTGGCGGCTGCCCGGAGATATTTCGCGGCGCCTTTTCCTGGCTCGGCAAAACCGTCGGACTTGAGGGTCTTTTGATCATTCGGAAAATAACTGATGCCGAAATTAGTGGCCAGCAATGCAGTCCCGCTGCGCGGAGAACTGGTAGCTGCGTCCCAGATCGCACTACCGTTTGCTGCTCGTACCACTTCCCTGCATGGCCCGTCAGAGAAAATCGGGGCGCGTCCCTCGCGGTCCAACAAAACCGGATTGGATTGCGGAGTTGTACGGTCGGGATCACTCCAGATAGCCTTGTAGATAGTCGAGTTGGGTTCAAAGATTTCGACTGTGCCACGAACGAGTGCTTTGCCCTGATTGTCGAAATACTGGGCTAGTGCAGGATGATGGGGGCTTACCATTGTTTTGCTCCGATGAAAGTTTGAGACATGCAGGAGCGACCTCACCACTGGGGCAAGGCGCAACTGCAACTATTTGGCCGGACGTTAAAGTATGTCGGCACGCGCCGCGGCCAGCGCATCAAGCAAATGCGGGTGGATTTGCCGGGCAAGCAGGATCTGCCCTCTGGAGTTGGGATGTAAGTTGTCTGCCATCAGACCGCTTTCAGAAACGGAAATCGCTGTTTTTCCGAATACGTCCTGTTTTTGGACCAGCCGGAAAACCCGCTCGTCATCCGCGAATACCGAATAGGCTTCACGCACATCGTCGGTCATTGTCTGTGCTGCTTGCGCGGTCGTCATCGACGAGAAACGGCCCGATAATTCGACACCGCCAGCTTCGTTGCCATCGGTTGCAACCATATTGGGCGCCCACAGGATAATGCGGGTATCGGGGTTGGGCACAGTCTGCGCTGGCCAGGTAAAATCCAGTTTTGAACCGACCGGCGAAGAGTATGTTTCGCCGGCCACCGTACCGTATCGGGTAGCGTGAAGTGCAGCGTCGATCATGGAGATGAGATCTGCCTTGCTGCGCTGCCCCTGCCGCAGATCGTTGAGCCCGTAGCCAAGGACGAGGACGCCCGGGTGGCCGTTTAATCTGTCCAGCACGCCGTTCCAACCTTGCGGGTAAGGGATGCCATTTGTGTGCAGCAGGTAATCTTCGAGCCGGTAACCATTGGATCCTGCGTTGAAGAAATTGCAATAATTTCCCAGTCGGCCAGAATTTGATAGCGCTTCGAAAAGGCTCATCGCGTGGGATGTGGTGCTGTCACCTGCAAATTGAAGCAGCGGCTGTGCCTGTTCGCTCCATTGGATCGTTATATTCAACTCGCATCCCGCCGGGGCTGGCAGCCCGCCCAGGTTCACGACAATCCATTCATCAAGCGATTTCAGACTTGGACGAGCATGATCACTGAAGGTGATGGAATGTTGGCACGGGGCTGAGCCGCCGGAAGACAAATGCAATTTGTGTACCGAGAGAAGCGGGCGCGAGGCATCGATACCGTGCCCGTTGACCGTGCGTTCTGCGGAAAATGTGCCAAAGGCCGCTGTGGGCGACCGGTGGCGTTGATCGAGTGCGGCATAAGGATGCGACTGGGGCAGACCGCCCCCGTTGGGTAAACGCTGGATCAGCAAATCGATCGTTACAGGGGAGTTCGCGCTACCCGAAATCGTGACACTGTCGAGGAATACGGTGCGGCCATAATTCTGCGGAATTAACGCAGCTATATCACCTGTAATTCCGCCCGGAGAAAAGTTCAGTGTGCCAGATCTGAAGGACACCTGATCCGGCCGAACCTTGGCAGGAAGCGGCGTTGATTCGTCAACAGGCTTCGCTGCATTCCGCTCTCGTCCAAACGCGATGCCGCCAATTGCGGTATAGTTTGCGGTCGTACGTAATATGGAATTTGAATGCATGAATGGGACCTCGCTATGAAGCCCTGAAATAACCATATAGGTTGATCGTAGGAAAGAAGAATATTATATTTGGTTCAGGGTAATTGATTTAGCCACCGCCTGCCTGTGCACTTTTCAAGCTCTCGCAACAGGTTCATTGTGGCGGATTCCCATGTGAAACATTGCTTAAAAAGACGCTCTCCCCTGACCCGCATTGCGCCTTTTTGCTCTGGGCTGACTGCCAGAAATTGATTCAGGGCTTCAGTCGTACCCTGCGAGGTATCGGGGTGAACCATGCCTGCACCTGCTGCGCTTATTTCGCGCCAGATATTTACCTTGTCGCTGATCAATACTGGGCAGCCGCAAGCGAGACTTTCAGCGACCACGATGCCAAAGTTTTCCTGATGGGACGGGAGTGCAAATGCCTCGGCCCCGCGATAGGCGCCGTATTTGGCATCGCCTAACAGCATTCCCGGCCAATGAACCCGTTCGGAGATTCCCAAGCCGCGAGCCTGCTCGCGAAGCGAAGCAGCGATACCTGCCCGGTCAGGTCCTGCCATAACCAGATCCAGTTCCGGATAGTCGTCTGCGACATTGGCAAATGCCTCGATTAGAAGATCGCACCCTTTCTTTTCGTGAATTCTGCTCAAGAAAAGAATGTATTTCCTGCCGATGATTTCGGGGACTGCCCTCAAGAACGCCTCAACCTGTTCATTGCGGTTGTCCGGTGGCGGTGCAGCACCGTAGGGGACCACACGCTCCGTCAATTCATAAGGGCAAAATGTCCCGCGGGCGCGCATCATTTCCTCCTCGCTTGTAAATAACACGGCGTAGGCGTTCTTTACCAATCGCCCCTCGTTGAACGGCCATAAAACCTGTTTAGCCAGGTGTTTTAGCGGATGGCGCGCACGGAAATACGGGTCCAGCGTGCCATGAGGGAAAACGACGTAAGGCACAGTTGATCCCACCAACGCTTTAACGGCCACCCGGGTCGCATAATTCCACAGGCCATCCACCACCACCGCATCGTAATCGGCAACATGTTGCTTCGCCCAAGCTACAGCCTTTGGAGAAAAACGGGCCCAACTCTCAACCCTTCCCCGCCAGCCACCATTGCCGGAGCGTTCCTGTCCCATCGCATAAACCGGCCTCCCAAGGCCAGCAATCTGCGGCGATGATGGCGGGTCCAGCGTCAAAATCGATTGTTCGATGCCAAGTTTTCTGAGCTCGTCGCCAATCGCCAAAACGCCTTCGATCGGCCCCCCATCCGCGCGATCAACGCTGGCAATGATGTGCAAGAGTTTCAAGCAGCTTCTCCGGAATTTCTACCGCTCTTGCGGGTAACTATGGTTACAAGGACTGCGACAGCAACAAGTTTCAGCCCTTCATTGCCAAACCTGCCAATGGCTGCCCCAATCGCCCCTGACCAGACCGCCCCAATCGCGATGAGCGGCAGTCCAATAATGAGTACAGCGATTTGGGTAAGCAACAGCGGGCGACTTTGGCCTGCCGCCAGAAGCTGATTGTCAAATGCGTGGGTTAGCAAGACCAGCATCTGGCTCGCTGCAAGAACTGTCAGGAGTGTTCCCATATCCAGGCCTGGTGTTGGAAATGCGATTAAAAAATCTGCAAACTGATCACTCAGAAAGATAAATCCCAAAAGGCCCGCGCCGCCAATTGTCAAAGCGGTCAGCAGCCAGATTGTCAAAGGACTGAAGCCATCCCGCTCCTTTCCAGCTGCTTCATCCAGCATGTCAGGCCTGAATCTGTTGGTGAGCCCACTGGTTATTACCCCATATGGCTTTGCGACCGCGCCCGAAAGTGCGGCCAGCACGCCGGCCTGCGCCAATCCGGTGGTCGCTCCCACAATATACCGATCTGCGAACAGCCCGAGCCAGCCCAGTGGCCCCATAATAGCAACCGACGAACCAAATCTAATTGCCCGCGGGCGCGCGATCCGTGCAGCATCCCGGTCCACGTTAAACTTGCTTCCGATTATCGCGATGCCGCCGATCGAAGCGGAAACGATCCGCCCCGCAACCGCACCAGCGACAAGCGAGGCAGGGTTCCCTTGTGTGAGCTTTATGGCGATCACGGAAAAAAATAGTGTCATGACCGCTTCTAGCGCGATCCAAGTCGAAAGCGCGGCATATCGCCGTTCCAGCAAAAGGACCATTTGCCCCGTTAGTCGAACCGGCTCGAGAATGCAGAAGGCGGGTAGCAAAACGGCCAGGACGCCCGCGCTTGTCCAATCGAGAAAAATACCCGTTAAGATGATCGCGGCCGCTCCGGTAACAGCTTGGAAGAGTGCCATGTCGCAGCCCAGGCCAAGGCCCAAGCCAATCCGTTTGCGGCCATCGTCCAGATCTTTCAGTAACTGTGCGAGTACCTGGCCAAACGCGCTTGTCGTGAAACCGTCGAACAGAGCCATCCCGCCCAATGCCAACATCGCAGCGCCAAAGGGAACCGCCCCCAGCTCAGCAGAATAGATCCGGAGCGAGAACAGCAGCACAATCGCCGCAACTGCCTGGCCCCAACTGGCCGCCAGCAGCCCACCCGCAAATCTCACAGATTGATTGAACCTCACGATCTCAGGGATTCACCGGGTCGCAGAAATTGGCGGGAGAGCATGACTGACTTCCTCAATACCGGTCCGCCTACCCGACAAAAGGCGGTTCAGGACAAATAATGCAATGATGACCGGCAAATAAGTCATCACATCTACTCCGGCTTCGAACAGGCTGGGCGGAGCTTTCCGGACGGCCCAGTTGAAAAATGCCATGACAAAAAAGGTTTGCCCGATAACTCCGCCTTTCGAGAAAGTCGTAAGCAGAAACGCGAACAGTCCGCCTGTCAGCAGCCCGTTAATCACCATCCAGATCCATCCACCCTCGCGATATGCCAGAATACTACCGAATGCCGTGAGGCTTCCATCGGAAGGACCGACAACCAGCCTCCACGCCAGAATTGAAGCCTCACTCTGGGCGTCGCCGGTATCACTCAGCACGTGAGGTTTTTGGCTGTAGATTGCGCGGGGAACCGGGATAACAAGAACGGAAGTGTAGTACAGCGGTCCGACATATCCGGCGCGGTCGACATGGGCTTTCAGGGCCGCCATGTTGAGCAGAATATCCCCGCGATCGACAATCGATTGCAGGACCGTATCGACCGGATCATCGCCGTAGGAGAAATTCTTGGCAGCAATGTCCTGTTGGCTGTTCCAGGAACTGGAACGCAGGGCGACCGCAAAGGGACTTACGATCAAAAGCGCGACGACGGCAGTGACCAAGGCGATACTAGCAGTCCGATAACTTCTCCGCACGATCATGGCAGCGAAGGCCAAAACGATCGGCGTGATGAAAATCAGTCGCTGGCCGGCATTCACGACGAGGTACAGCTGTACCGCTAGCACCGCTGCCGCCACCATACTCTTGATCACATTCCGGTCTTTGATCGCAATCGCCAGATGCAATGCAACCATGGCTTGCGCGAAACTTGCCAAAAAACCAATAATACCTGCCAATGGCGATTGCTGCTCATTGAAAGCAGCGACGCCGCCGGCATCGTAAAATGTTAGAGTTCGCGAGCTGTAATAGTAAATCGTAATAATACTACTGACAGCAAAGGAAGGCCACCAGTTGCGGTATAGTACGCCGTCCAAAAGCGGGAAATTTAAGCCTTTTATAATTCGCTTGCGCCGAGCCATCGCAACAAAGCCAACCAGTAATGCGACAAAATAAAACAGCGCCATAGCTAGCACGGCGCTGACTTCGGTTAGCGGCAAGTAGCGTAAAGCTGACCGGTCGAGAAAAATGATCGGCAAGCAGTAATAGCCAATCGAAAACAACGCGAGGGTCGCCAGAAACATCGAGGTGGCGCTCACGCGGAGAACCGCAAATAGCAGGCAAGCACTGCATATAAGCAGCAGGGCCAAGACTAGAAGATTCTGCATGATTGCGCTGCCCGATAGCGGTTCAGGGCTGGTTGTGCCTTGAAAGCAGGCAGCGCTCAACTGTTTTACGGTTTCAGATCCGGCCGCACCCTAATCGGCTTAGTAACGTTTGACAGATGCTGTCTTGTAGCGGAGTCATTCTCCCGATGAAGATTACTATCGCGACCAGCACTGGATTCCATTTGCGAAACCTTGCGGCAGAGTTGCTGGATGCAGGGCATGAGGTGCGATTTTACTCCTATTTGCCGAAGTGGAAGACACGTTCTTACGGTCTGCCTGACACTGTTTGCACGTCATATTTTTGGCGGTTTTTGCCTTGGTCTGCGCTTGCCTTGGCGCGATTTGGCGGGACATCCTCGTGCCTTCTCAATATCCGGGAAAGCCTGTTTGCCCGTCTCGACGATGCCATCGAAAATGACATGGAAGTTGCCGATATATTTGTTGGCCTTTCCGCTATTGCGGTTCGCAGCGCGCAAAAGGCGAAGGCCATGGGCCAGCTGGTGTTGATAGAGCGTGGTGCCACACATATTCACTCGCAATCTTCGGTCGCACAATCGGCTGGCGCTATTCCTTGCACGACAACCTATGTGCAGCGCGAGCTCGCGAGTTACGACGCAGCCGATAGGATTGTCGTCCTCTCGTCTCATGCCAAAGCAACGTTTGTTGAGCATGGTCACGAAGTGGACACTGTGGAAATTGTTTGTCCGGGGACCGATCTTCGCCTCTTTCATGGCCCTGAAGAACCGCGAACTTCGCATGTAAAAGCGCTTTATGTTGGCGCTTGGTCAAAACGTAAGGGGGCCGATTTATTTGCAGGGTTGTTGCGAGAAATACCGGACCTCACCCTTTCGCATATAGGTGTAAAAGTGGATGTTGCGTTCCCTAAAACCGAGCGCTTTGCAGCGCTGGGATATATGGATCATGCTTCGCTGGCTGCGGCTATGCGCGAGCATCATGTGTTCATATTCCCGAGCCGTGATGACGGTTTCGGAATGGTGCTTTGCGAGGCATTAGCTTGCGGTATGCGTGTGGTTGCAACAACCTCGAGCGGCGCGCCTGACATCGCCCGGCTTGTTGATTCAAATATAATGACAATTGTTCAGCCAGATTCGTTGCCTTCACTGGTCGAGGGGACCCTTGAGCAGTTAAGTCACGCAAATGCGGATAAGGGTGCATCGGCAATATCGAACAGAGAACGCGAGAAGTTCGGGTGGACGCAATATGCCGAGCGCTACATCAACATGATCGATAGAATTTTGGCAACCCGGCGATGAAAACGGTAATTGTTTCGGTGTATATCGGGGAACTTCCCGGTCATTTCGACTTATGGATGCGGTCGGCAGGGTTAAACCCGGCCTTCGAGTTTTTGATAATTACCGATCAGGCTGCGCCCGCGTCAGCGCCATCTAACGTCCGGTTCTGGCATAGGGAGTTGGAAGAGTTAAAGGATTTCTGGTCACAAAGCCTGGGCCTCAACGCCGCCTTGAGCGACCCGTATAAGCTGAACGATTTCAAACCACTGTTCTGGATGCTCGTCGATAATCTTGATGACTACGATTATTGGGGGTTTTGTGATCTTGACACACTTTTAGGCGATTTATCCGGCTCCATCTCGCCCAGGCTGGGTAATTACGACGCAATTTTATCGGAAGGCCATCTAAGGCTGTTTCGCAATCGGCCTGAAATGCACCGCCTGTGGGAAAAAGTCGCATCGCCGATGTCAGGTAGGAACATACTTGCCCGGCCAGGGTTTTTCGGAATGGACGAACATTCAGGCATCAATAAACCTCTCATGGAAGGGAATTACGGTTGGTTCAGCGATCCGCCGCTGGTGGCCGACATCGATCCAAGTTTTCGTCGGTTTCGCTGCTTGCCTTTCCATGAGAACGACCGGCATCAAGCCTTTTTCTGGCAGGACGGCAAAGTCTTCCGGGAATCTATCCGTGATGGCGTTTATCAATTGTCCGAATATGCATACATCCATTTCCAGAAGCGCAAGATGCACTTTAATCCGCAATGCCTGCACGCAGATGCGGTCGACATCGGGCCGGGCGGCTTTTCAGTCAGGGACGATAGCAAGGCAAGTGTCGCAGACATCGACCGGCGTAATCCGCCGACAATTTTTCCCAATTTATCGGAAGCAAGAATTCTGGCGAAAGAATTGCGCCGGCGGCTGACCGGTGCGACGGTGCCATTCCCCTCGCTTGACCGCCCCGACCGCGCTGGTGAATCTGCTTGATGACGATTTTGCAACCAAGCCCCCTATCCCGCGCTGCTTCCCGGCGTCTCGACTGGTTCAAGCTGCTGCTGGTGGCACAGGTTGCGCTGGGCCATTATGCGATGCTGGCCTATCCGCAATTTCCGGAGCTTGATTTTGGACGGACTACTGATGTGTTTGTTGCCGGATACCGGCTGGTAACGCGGTTCGGCGCCCAAGCAGCCTATGCGTTTGTTTGCTTGAGCGGGTATTTTCTGATTGCCCGACTGATTCTCATCGCCAGCGATCGCGGCGACGGGCATTCAGCAACCACCTTTCTGGTGCAAAGGCTGCGGCGGATATACCCCACCCTGGTAGCGGCGATAGCGTTAACCTTCGTATGTGACTGGTCTGGAATTTACGCGCTGGATGCTGGCGCTCTGTACCGCAATTTTGCCAATTATGACGCTGTTGCTGCACTGAACGCGGGTTCGGCACTCGGCAATCTGGCTTCGCTTCAACCCACTTTTGTATCGGCTTTCGGTTCGAACGCCCCGCTGTGGACGCTGGGCTATATTGTACAGTTTTATGTTGTTGGCGCGGCCTTGGCTGCCATTGCGGCACGCTCGCGATTGATAGCGGGCGTACTCGCCATTGCAATAATGCTGGTGGCCGTCTTGTTCAGGCCGGAGTGGGCCATGCTGTTTGCCGGATGGACCGCATGCGGTGCCGTCCGATACTTCTCCAAACCCGCGCGCGGCACCGGATTGATCACGCTCGTCGCCGGTTTGCTGTTGTTTGTGTTCGCGAATCTTCTGCCCGCCCTCTGGTCGATAGCGATCTGCATTGCCGCCACGTCGTTGAGCGTATTTGGACTGGGCGCATCCTTTTCCGGTGATCAAGCAAAGAATTACCGCGCGAACGGTTGGCTGGCGGGCGTGTCGGATGCGAGCTATCCGATTTACGCATTTCATTTTCCTGTTGCAGTGCTGACCCTTGCGGCGTTGCCGGCATTCATAGACAAAGACAGTCTGATATTGAGGATGGCCTGGCCAATGGTTGCAGCGACGCCGGCTCTAATTCTTTCCCTCCTGTGGCAGCGCAGCCTGCGCCGGTGGCTGCCTGAGGGGGCATGAGCACGGCTCCCAAAATCTCCGTCATTTTGCCGGTTCGCGATGGTGAGGAATATCTCGTCGCCGCGCTCGAAAGCGTCGTTTCGCAGGATGGGCCCACTTTCGAAACGATCGTTATAGACGATGGCAGTACGGATTCCACTCCCGCTATTCTGCAAGATTTCGCTGGCAAGGGCATCACGGTTTTGCGGCTGGAGGGTGGCGGCCTGGTAAGTGCGCTCAATGCCGGTCTGGCCTGTGCGCAGGGCGAGTATATCGCCAGGATGGATGCCGATGATATCTGTTTGCCAGGCAGGTTCGCAGCACAGGCAGCGGTTCTGGACCAAGATTTCGGCACCAGTCTCGTTTACGGGGCAGTCCGGATTATAGATGATGTGGGCCGTGCCGGTCATACAATTGCTGCCCAGCCATTGGACGCCGCAGAGCGTCATTCGCAGCTAACAGATGCAATATCTGCGCGGCCAATAATCCATCCCACCGTCATGATGCGCCGCGATGCGCTTGATCAGGTTGACGGCTACCGCAATGCCCCCTGCGCTGAAGATCACGATCTTTGGCTTCGCACAGTGGATGACTGGAAGTTCACAGCCTTGCCCCAGCTCGTTTTGCACTACCGACAACATAGCGCAGGTGTATCACGAGCACGCGCTTTCGAGAGCCGGATTTCGCACCTGATAAACTGTGTTTGCGACCGCCACCGGCGTGCCACGGGAATCGATTTGTATTGTGACAGGCCAGAACGCTACGCCGCCATCCGGTCCGAAGTGGTCGCAGCGGTAGGGCGCAGGGTGGAAGACCTGGTCCAGGTTCGGAAGTTTCGTGAAGCTGTGCGCGCGGGGAAGGTCCGGGATGCCGTCAGATCAGCTCCGCGATGCCTGCTACATCAACCCGGCTTACTCAATCCGGAAAACGAGCGGGTGCAGATGCGAGCGATGCAAGCCGAATTGTTTGCCAAATTGACGCTGACTTAAGCCGCGCGTTCCACTTGTTTCACAAAGTTGCCCAGCAGTTCTCCGCGGCTCCAGCGTTCCTCGGCGCGCTGCCTTGCAATGGCTGCCATGGTTGCCAGTCCGTCAGGATCGTCAAGCAGATCTTCAACCTTGCGGGCAAATGCACCGACGTCGCCCGGCGGGGTAATCGCTCCGGCTCCACCGACTTCTTTGGCCAGACCGGTCCCTGCCTTTGCGGTGGCAATCACCGGCCTGCCCGCGGCAAGGATATTGGCAAGTTTGGAGGGCAGGACCAGATCTGCCGCGCCTGCGATTTGCGGCAACAGACAAATATCCGCGGTGGCCAATAATTCGCCGATTTGCTCTCGCGGCTGTAAGGGATGCAATTGAATGTTGGGCAGGCCCTCCGCCAACCGGTCCAGGTTCTTCCGGTTCGGGCCGTCTCCGCAGATGACGAAAACAATATCTGCCCGGCCGCGCAGAAGCCGCGCAGCCTCGACGATAATTTCGATGCCTTGCTTATGCGCAATGTTGCCGGAATATAATGCGACCTTTCG encodes the following:
- a CDS encoding acyltransferase family protein, with translation MTILQPSPLSRAASRRLDWFKLLLVAQVALGHYAMLAYPQFPELDFGRTTDVFVAGYRLVTRFGAQAAYAFVCLSGYFLIARLILIASDRGDGHSATTFLVQRLRRIYPTLVAAIALTFVCDWSGIYALDAGALYRNFANYDAVAALNAGSALGNLASLQPTFVSAFGSNAPLWTLGYIVQFYVVGAALAAIAARSRLIAGVLAIAIMLVAVLFRPEWAMLFAGWTACGAVRYFSKPARGTGLITLVAGLLLFVFANLLPALWSIAICIAATSLSVFGLGASFSGDQAKNYRANGWLAGVSDASYPIYAFHFPVAVLTLAALPAFIDKDSLILRMAWPMVAATPALILSLLWQRSLRRWLPEGA
- a CDS encoding glycosyltransferase, translating into MKLLHIIASVDRADGGPIEGVLAIGDELRKLGIEQSILTLDPPSSPQIAGLGRPVYAMGQERSGNGGWRGRVESWARFSPKAVAWAKQHVADYDAVVVDGLWNYATRVAVKALVGSTVPYVVFPHGTLDPYFRARHPLKHLAKQVLWPFNEGRLVKNAYAVLFTSEEEMMRARGTFCPYELTERVVPYGAAPPPDNRNEQVEAFLRAVPEIIGRKYILFLSRIHEKKGCDLLIEAFANVADDYPELDLVMAGPDRAGIAASLREQARGLGISERVHWPGMLLGDAKYGAYRGAEAFALPSHQENFGIVVAESLACGCPVLISDKVNIWREISAAGAGMVHPDTSQGTTEALNQFLAVSPEQKGAMRVRGERLFKQCFTWESATMNLLRELEKCTGRRWLNQLP
- a CDS encoding glycosyltransferase family 2 protein translates to MSTAPKISVILPVRDGEEYLVAALESVVSQDGPTFETIVIDDGSTDSTPAILQDFAGKGITVLRLEGGGLVSALNAGLACAQGEYIARMDADDICLPGRFAAQAAVLDQDFGTSLVYGAVRIIDDVGRAGHTIAAQPLDAAERHSQLTDAISARPIIHPTVMMRRDALDQVDGYRNAPCAEDHDLWLRTVDDWKFTALPQLVLHYRQHSAGVSRARAFESRISHLINCVCDRHRRATGIDLYCDRPERYAAIRSEVVAAVGRRVEDLVQVRKFREAVRAGKVRDAVRSAPRCLLHQPGLLNPENERVQMRAMQAELFAKLTLT
- a CDS encoding DUF6625 family protein is translated as MKTVIVSVYIGELPGHFDLWMRSAGLNPAFEFLIITDQAAPASAPSNVRFWHRELEELKDFWSQSLGLNAALSDPYKLNDFKPLFWMLVDNLDDYDYWGFCDLDTLLGDLSGSISPRLGNYDAILSEGHLRLFRNRPEMHRLWEKVASPMSGRNILARPGFFGMDEHSGINKPLMEGNYGWFSDPPLVADIDPSFRRFRCLPFHENDRHQAFFWQDGKVFRESIRDGVYQLSEYAYIHFQKRKMHFNPQCLHADAVDIGPGGFSVRDDSKASVADIDRRNPPTIFPNLSEARILAKELRRRLTGATVPFPSLDRPDRAGESA
- a CDS encoding glycosyltransferase family 4 protein, encoding MKITIATSTGFHLRNLAAELLDAGHEVRFYSYLPKWKTRSYGLPDTVCTSYFWRFLPWSALALARFGGTSSCLLNIRESLFARLDDAIENDMEVADIFVGLSAIAVRSAQKAKAMGQLVLIERGATHIHSQSSVAQSAGAIPCTTTYVQRELASYDAADRIVVLSSHAKATFVEHGHEVDTVEIVCPGTDLRLFHGPEEPRTSHVKALYVGAWSKRKGADLFAGLLREIPDLTLSHIGVKVDVAFPKTERFAALGYMDHASLAAAMREHHVFIFPSRDDGFGMVLCEALACGMRVVATTSSGAPDIARLVDSNIMTIVQPDSLPSLVEGTLEQLSHANADKGASAISNREREKFGWTQYAERYINMIDRILATRR